Proteins encoded by one window of Canis lupus dingo isolate Sandy chromosome 10, ASM325472v2, whole genome shotgun sequence:
- the RDH16 gene encoding retinol dehydrogenase 16 isoform X2 has protein sequence MSDGEGGPAAEKPDVRQAGHGDPGCHQDRSSWRPPSGWRSVWGTHRRELTYFGVKVAVIEPGYFSTNVTNPEKISRGFQETWDRLSPEVREAYGEEFLASACAPCKAMWWSLAVLVGLYYLLRWYRERQVVSHLQDKYVFITGCDSGFGNLLARQLDLRGLRVLAACLTEKGAQQLRSQTSDRLDTVILDVTKTESILAATQWVEEHVGDRGLWGLVNNAGISWPTAPNEWLTKDDFMKILDVNLLGLVEVTLSLLSLVRKARGRVVNVSSIMGRLSLCGGGYCISKYGVEAFSDSLRRELTYFGVKVAVIEPGYFSTNVTNPEKISRGFQETWDRLSPEVREAYGEEFLASARKPIEKLKSMCDTNLYLVTNCMEHALTACHPRTRYSPGWDAKLLYLPMSYLPTLLVDTMIYWNSPRPAKAV, from the exons ATGTCTGACGGAGAAGGGGGCCCAGCAGCTGAGAAGCCAGACGTCAGACAGGCTGGGCACGGTGATCCTGGATGTCACCAAGACAGATCATCTTGGCGGCCGCCCAGTGGGTGGAGGAGCGTGTGGGGGACACACAG GAGGGAGCTCACCTACTTCGGGGTGAAGGTAGCTGTGATCGAGCCTGGTTACTTCAGCACTAACGTGACCAACCCTGAGAAGATTTCCAGGGGCTTCCAGGAGACATGGGACCGGCTGAGCCCGGAGGTCAGGGAGGCCTATGGGGAGGAGTTCCTGGCCTCTG CCTGTGCTCCCTGCAAGGCCATGTGGTGGTCCCTGGCAGTCCTCGTGGGCCTGTACTACCTCCTGCGCTGGTACCGGGAGAGACAGGTGGTGAGCCACCTGCAGGACAAGTACGTCTTCATCACGGGCTGTGACTCGGGCTTCGGGAACCTGCTGGCCCGGCAGCTGGACCTGCGAGGCTTGAGGGTGCTGGCTGCATGTCTGACGGAGAAGGGGGCCCAGCAGCTGAGAAGCCAGACGTCAGACAGGCTGGACACAGTGATCCTGGATGTCACCAAGACAGAGAGCATCTTGGCGGCCACCCAGTGGGTGGAGGAGCATGTGGGGGACAGAG ggctctggggcctgGTGAATAATGCTGGCATCTCTTGGCCCACGGCACCCAATGAATGGCTGACCAAGGATGACTTCATGAAGATACTTGACGTGAACCTGTTGGGGTTGGTGGAGGTGACCCTGAGCCTGCTGTCCCTGGTGAGGAAGGCGAGGGGCCGTGTGGTCAACGTCTCCAGCATCATGGGCCGACTGTCTCTCTGCGGTGGGGGCTACTGCATCTCCAAATATGGTGTCGAGGCCTTCTCGGACTCCCTCAG GAGGGAGCTCACCTACTTCGGGGTGAAGGTAGCTGTGATCGAGCCTGGTTACTTCAGCACTAACGTGACCAACCCTGAGAAGATTTCCAGGGGCTTCCAGGAGACATGGGACCGGCTGAGCCCGGAGGTCAGGGAGGCCTATGGGGAGGAGTTCCTGGCCTCTG CCAGGAAGCCAATTGAAAAGCTGAAGTCAATGTGTGACACCAATCTATACTTGGTGACGAACTGCATGGAACATGCCCTGACAGCCTGCCACCCCCGTACCCGATACTCACCTGGCTGGGATGCTAAGCTCCTCTACCTCCCCATGAGCTACCTGCCCACCTTGCTGGTGGACACCATGATCTACTGGAACTCTCCACGCCCGGCTAAGGCTGTGTAA
- the RDH16 gene encoding retinol dehydrogenase 16 isoform X1, translated as MWWSLAVLVGLYYLLRWYRERQVVSHLQDKYVFITGCDSGFGNLLARQLDLRGLRVLAACLTEKGAQQLRSQTSDRLDTVILDVTKTESILAATQWVEEHVGDRGLWGLVNNAGISWPTAPNEWLTKDDFMKILDVNLLGLVEVTLSLLSLVRKARGRVVNVSSIMGRLSLCGGGYCISKYGVEAFSDSLRRELTYFGVKVAVIEPGYFSTNVTNPEKISRGFQETWDRLSPEVREAYGEEFLASARKPIEKLKSMCDTNLYLVTNCMEHALTACHPRTRYSPGWDAKLLYLPMSYLPTLLVDTMIYWNSPRPAKAV; from the exons ATGTGGTGGTCCCTGGCAGTCCTCGTGGGCCTGTACTACCTCCTGCGCTGGTACCGGGAGAGACAGGTGGTGAGCCACCTGCAGGACAAGTACGTCTTCATCACGGGCTGTGACTCGGGCTTCGGGAACCTGCTGGCCCGGCAGCTGGACCTGCGAGGCTTGAGGGTGCTGGCTGCATGTCTGACGGAGAAGGGGGCCCAGCAGCTGAGAAGCCAGACGTCAGACAGGCTGGACACAGTGATCCTGGATGTCACCAAGACAGAGAGCATCTTGGCGGCCACCCAGTGGGTGGAGGAGCATGTGGGGGACAGAG ggctctggggcctgGTGAATAATGCTGGCATCTCTTGGCCCACGGCACCCAATGAATGGCTGACCAAGGATGACTTCATGAAGATACTTGACGTGAACCTGTTGGGGTTGGTGGAGGTGACCCTGAGCCTGCTGTCCCTGGTGAGGAAGGCGAGGGGCCGTGTGGTCAACGTCTCCAGCATCATGGGCCGACTGTCTCTCTGCGGTGGGGGCTACTGCATCTCCAAATATGGTGTCGAGGCCTTCTCGGACTCCCTCAG GAGGGAGCTCACCTACTTCGGGGTGAAGGTAGCTGTGATCGAGCCTGGTTACTTCAGCACTAACGTGACCAACCCTGAGAAGATTTCCAGGGGCTTCCAGGAGACATGGGACCGGCTGAGCCCGGAGGTCAGGGAGGCCTATGGGGAGGAGTTCCTGGCCTCTG CCAGGAAGCCAATTGAAAAGCTGAAGTCAATGTGTGACACCAATCTATACTTGGTGACGAACTGCATGGAACATGCCCTGACAGCCTGCCACCCCCGTACCCGATACTCACCTGGCTGGGATGCTAAGCTCCTCTACCTCCCCATGAGCTACCTGCCCACCTTGCTGGTGGACACCATGATCTACTGGAACTCTCCACGCCCGGCTAAGGCTGTGTAA
- the GPR182 gene encoding G-protein coupled receptor 182, whose product MPAREDAGPAPPGAVTSAPAGDPGEIRNWDELLYFFNHTLPECHVELREDAKQVTLFVLYLAIFVVGLLENVVVIGVSWRRAGRGLLSLYALHMAVADLGIVLSLPVWMLEVALDYTWLWGGFSCRFTHYFYFANMYSSIFFLLCLSVDRYVSLAAPGPQPQQQRLRRAVCAGVWLLAAVLPLPEVAHMQLLDGAEPVCLFMAPFEAYSAWALAVALSTSVLGFLLPFPLMVLFNVLTACRLRRAGRPEGRRHCLLVCAYLGAFAACWLPYHATLLLLTLHGTHVSLHCYLVHLLYFFYDIIDCFAMLHCVLNPLLYNFLSPRFREQLLSAVVHYLPKARARARADRRASSSSSSSSTQHSIVITKEGTQPTAAGAQAHPGGPN is encoded by the coding sequence ATGCCCGCCCGGGAGGACGCGGGGCCTGCGCCCCCGGGGGCCGTCACCTCGGCGCCCGCCGGCGACCCTGGGGAGATCCGCAACTGGGACGAGCTGCTCTACTTCTTCAACCACACCCTGCCCGAGTGCCACGTGGAGCTCAGGGAGGACGCGAAGCAAGTGACGCTGTTCGTGCTGTACCTGGCCATCTTCGTGGTGGGGCTGCTGGAGAACGTGGTGGTGATCGGCGTCAGCTGGCGGCGCGCGGGCCGGGGCCTGCTCAGCCTGTACGCGCTGCACATGGCCGTGGCGGACCTGGGCATCGTGCTGTCCCTGCCCGTGTGGATGCTGGAGGTCGCGCTGGACTACACCTGGCTCTGGGGCGGCTTCTCCTGCCGCTTCACGCACTACTTCTACTTCGCCAACATGTACAGCAGCATCTTCTTCCTGCTGTGCCTGAGCGTCGACCGCTACGTCAGCCTGGCGgcccccggcccgcagccccAGCAGCAGCGGCTGCGCCGGGCCGTGTGCGCGGGGGTCTGGCTGCTGGCGGCCGTGCTCCCGCTGCCCGAGGTGGCGCACATGCAGCTGCTGGACGGCGCGGAGCCCGTGTGCCTGTTCATGGCGCCCTTCGAGGCCTACAGCGCGTGGGCCCTGGCCGTGGCGCTGTCCACCAGCGTGCTGGGCTTCCTGCTGCCCTTCCCGCTCATGGTGCTCTTCAACGTGCTGACGGCCTGCCGCCTGCGCCGCGCCGGGCGGCCCGAGGGCCGGCGCCACTGCCTGCTGGTGTGCGCCTACCTGGGCGCCTTCGCCGCGTGCTGGCTGCCCTACCACGCCACGCTGCTGCTGCTCACGCTGCACGGCACGCACGTGTCCCTCCACTGCTACCTGGTGCACCTGCTCTACTTCTTCTATGACATCATCGACTGCTTCGCCATGCTCCACTGCGTGCTCAACCCCCTGCTCTACAACTTCCTGAGCCCCAGGTTCCGGGAGCAGCTGCTGAGCGCCGTGGTCCATTACCTGCCCaaggcccgggcccgggcccgggcggaCAGGcgcgcctcctcctcctcctcctcctcctccacccagcACTCCATCGTCATCACCAAGGAGGGCACCCAGCCCACCGCAGCCGGCGCCCAGGCCCACCCGGGAGGCCCAaactag
- the ZBTB39 gene encoding zinc finger and BTB domain-containing protein 39, which translates to MGMRIKLQSTNHPNNLLKELNKCRLSETMCDVTIVVGSRSFPAHKAVLACAAGYFQNLFLNTGLDAARTYVVDFITPANFEKILSFVYTSELFTDLINVGVIYEVAERLGMEDLLRACHSTFPDLESTAVAKPLSGTGESHPGTQSCSSAEPAYPLGDLRGAGEHFGPDRNYVLPSDGGGSCKEEERNITGDINQSLPLPQQPLPPKTEEHDAPAPFTPAPGVVTTQPVLGTVNMSIQTSTSSCQPYKVQSNGDFSKSSFFTPDNAIDITTGTNSCLSNSDHSKDPSFGQMDELQLDDLGDDDLQFEDPTEEIGTAEEVIELSDDSEDELTFGENDNRENKAMPCQVCKKVLEPNIQLIRQHARDHVDLLTGNCKVCETHFQDRNSRVTHVLSHIGIFLFSCDMCETKFFTQWQLTLHRRDGIFENNIIVHPNDPLSGKLGLFSGAASAELKCAACGKALAKDFHVVRGHVLDHLNLKGQACSVCDQRHLNLCSLMWHTLSHLGISVFSCSVCANSFVDWHLLEKHMAVHQSLEDALFRCHLCSQSFKSEAAYRYHLSQHKCNSGLDARPGLGLQHPAFQKRKLPAEEFLSEELALQGQPGNSKYSCKVCGKRFAHTSEFNYHRRIHTGEKPYQCKVCHKFFRGRSTIKCHLKTHSGALMYRCTVCGHYSSTLNLMSKHVGVHKGSLPPDFTIEQTFMYIIHSKEAEKNPDS; encoded by the coding sequence ATGGGCATGCGGATCAAACTGCAAAGCACCAACCACCCCAACAACCTGCTGAAGGAACTCAACAAGTGTCGGCTCTCCGAGACCATGTGCGATGTCACCATTGTGGTGGGGAGCCGCTCCTTCCCGGCGCACAAAGCCGTGCTGGCCTGTGCGGCCGGCTACTTCCAGAACCTCTTCCTCAATACGGGGCTCGATGCCGCCAGGACCTACGTGGTAGACTTCATCACGCCCGCCAACTTTGAGAAGATCCTGAGCTTTGTCTACACGTCAGAGCTCTTCACAGACCTGATCAACGTTGGGGTCATCTACGAGGTTGCCGAGCGCCTGGGTATGGAGGACCTGCTCCGGGCCTGTCACTCCACCTTTCCTGACTTGGAGAGCACTGCCGTGGCCAAGCCCCTGAGCGGCACCGGTGAGAGCCACCCCGGTACCCAGAGCTGTAGCTCAGCAGAACCCGCCTATCCCCTCGGAGACCTCCGGGGTGCGGGGGAGCACTTTGGGCCTGATAGGAACTATGTGTTGCCCAGTGATGGTGGGGGAAGCtgtaaagaggaagagagaaacatcACCGGTGACATTAACCAGAGCCTGCCTCTGCCACAGCAGCCACTGCCGCCAAAGACGGAAGAGCACGATGCGCCTGCCCCCTTCACCCCCGCTCCTGGTGTGGTGACTACCCAGCCGGTCCTGGGCACTGTCAACATGAGCATCCAAACCAGCACGAGCTCCTGCCAGCCATACAAAGTTCAGAGCAACGGAGACTTCAGTAAAAGCAGTTTCTTCACCCCGGACAACGCGATCGACATTACCACCGGGACCAACTCCTGTCTGAGCAATAGCGACCACTCCAAAGACCCCAGCTTCGGTCAGATGGATGAGCTCCAGCTGGACGACCTGGGGGATGATGACTTGCAGTTTGAAGACCCCACTGAGGAGATAGGCACAGCCGAGGAGGTGATTGAGTTGAGTGATGACAGTGAGGATGAGCTGACTTTTGGAGAGAATGACAACCGAGAGAATAAGGCCATGCCCTGCCAGGTGTGCAAGAAAGTTCTAGAGCCCAACATTCAGCTGATCCGACAGCATGCTCGGGACCACGTGGACCTGCTGACCGGCAACTGCAAGGTCTGCGAGACCCACTTCCAGGACCGGAACTCCCGGGTGACCCATGTTCTGTCCCACATTGgcattttcctcttctcctgcGACATGTGTGAAACTAAGTTCTTTACCCAGTGGCAGCTGACCCTCCACCGACGGGATGGGATATTTGAGAACAACATCATCGTCCACCCCAACGATCCCCTGTCTGGGAAGCTGGGTTTGTTTTCGGGGGCGGCCTCGGCAGAGTTGAAATGTGCTGCTTGTGGGAAGGCGCTGGCCAAAGATTTCCACGTGGTGCGGGGGCACGTCCTTGACCATCTGAACCTGAAGGGCCAGGCCTGCAGCGTCTGCGACCAGCGCCACCTCAACCTCTGCAGCCTCATGTGGCACACGCTGTCCCATCTGGGCATCTCAGTCTTCTCCTGCTCTGTGTGTGCAAACAGCTTTGTGGACTGGCATCTCCTAGAGAAGCACATGGCCGTGCATCAAAGCCTCGAAGACGCCCTCTTCCGCTGCCACTTGTGCAGCCAGAGCTTCAAGTCGGAGGCTGCCTATCGCTACCATCTCAGCCAGCACAAATGCAACAGTGGCCTTGACGCGCGGCCCGGTTTGGGGCTACAGCACCCAGCTTTCCAGAAGCGGAAGCTGCCAGCAGAGGAGTTCTTGAGTGAGGAGCTGGCTCTGCAGGGCCAGCCTGGGAACAGCAAGTATAGCTGCAAGGTCTGTGGCAAAAGGTTTGCCCACACAAGCGAGTTCAACTACCACCGGCGGATCCACACGGGCGAGAAGCCGTACCAGTGTAAGGTGTGCCACAAGTTCTTCCGAGGCCGCTCGACCATCAAGTGCCACCTGAAGACACACTCAGGGGCCCTCATGTACCGCTGCACTGTCTGTGGCCACTACAGCTCCACCCTGAACCTCATGAGCAAGCATGTGGGCGTGCACAAGGGCAGCCTCCCGCCCGACTTCACCATCGAGCAGACCTTCATGTACATTATCCATTCCAAAGAGGCGGAAAAGAACCCGGACAGCTGA
- the MYO1A gene encoding unconventional myosin-Ia isoform X4, translating to MRSALLFAAILAISLASSFGAVCEDSQEQVVPGGGHSKDSDLYQLPPSLLRKLYDSGSVSLEGLLKMLSKASVDPKESPLPQKRDMHDFFVGLMGKRNIQPDTPVDVNQEKVPSFGTLQYPPSAE from the exons ATGCGGAGTGCCCTGCTGTTTGCAGCCATCCTGGCCATCAGCCTGGCTTCCAGTTTTGGGGCTGTCTGTGAGGACTCACAGGAGCAAGTGGTGCCTGGTGGGGGCCACAGCAAG GACTCGGACCTCTACCAGTTGCCCCCGTCATTGCTCCGGAAGCTTTATGACAGCGGCTCAGTCTCTCTGGAAGGATTGCTCAAAATGCTGAGCAAGGCTAGCGTGG ATCCTAAGGAATCGCCACTTCCCCAGAAAC GTGACATGCATGACTTCTTCGTGGGACTTATGGGCAAGAGGAACATCCAGCCAG ACACTCCTGTTGATGTAAACCAAGAGAAGGTCCCCAGCTTTGGCACCCTCCAGTATCCCCCCAGTGCGGAATAA